gaaaatagctAGCACTTACACTGCATTGTGTGTCACATACAGCCTtgtattattttatcctcatgacaACCCAAGGACTTTGCAGATGTTattaagcccattttacagataaaggaaactGAATCACACAGCAATCCTAGCTGGCTTGACTAGCAGGCTTTTGAGGCAGGATTAaagtctggtcttcctgatttaagGCCCTACTCATAGTCCATCTACTCTAACTGTATTGTGATTTTGAAACAGATATGAAGAAAATGGCCACTCATgtatgaaatagaaaatagaagaacTGCACAAGCTCCTGTTGAGacaatgaaattcattttttaatctttagccAATCGAAAGAAATTGCTATTTACTGttaaacaaatttatatatttccattGGCTCATGATAAAAATTGCACTACATGACAAATATAGTCAAGTcaattataaattgttctttatgttgtttttatgtaatatttatatatataaaaatatacgcACAACTTTTGAAAGGATAGCAACTGAAACCCTACTGAATGATCATTTATAGGATATAAATACTAGTCTAAGCTGTTGGGATTTGGGTCAAGTCACTCAGCCATTCTGAGCTGATGTCTGTTGTGATATATTGTATTgtccagtggctgctggagattcAACTCAGTCCAGCAGAATGGATCCCTTCATGTGGGAGATTGATGGTGAtcatacaaggagactgagaggcagttgctttGTCTgacctcttccctctttcctcttgcctccaatttatttcattccccatctacaaggaacatctgcatcaGCAatggctgccttgcaactccttcagatgttaggattcacagctgtggaggctctccaaaaactgacctgccccttcacctaggcatggccCTTAGCAGATATCCTGAGTTGTGCACCCATGAGAATGAAGGCACTTTTTGTGATGTCACAAGTTTATTGGGAGGTTCTAATGTAACTGTGCATGAAGCTccagagatataaaattatatttttgatgtaaattaattggatttaaaaTGATTGCTTCTGTCTATTTAGGATTTTTCTCTTTGCctatgaagagaaaaaataagtattGCTTCTTCTCATGGATGGACAGggatataaatgtgtgtgtgtgtgtgtgtgtgtgtgtgtgtgtgtgcccctGCATTATggctatttttgttttattgtttgttttcttttctttctttctttctttctttttttttttgaaggagagATCAGACTTGGAATGAAGGAAACTACAGCAGAGCAAAGCCATTCTGTGGTGGAAACTCACAAGCAAAGATTCCTGGATGATGATTCCTGTGACTTTACTTGGAGAGAAAACTGTGCATCATACAATAGAATTAACATTAGAGAGAGAgattatgaatgtaatcaatgtggaaaagcttttagagaaaagaaagctcttaggagacatcagagaatccacagaGGAAAGCAaacttatgaatgtaatcagtgtggaaaggcttttagataTGAGAAATGTTTTAcagtacatcagagaatccacactggagagaaacgttatgaatgtaaccagtgtagAAAAGCTTTTAGAAAGAAGGAATCTCTTATTGGACATCAgagaacccacactggagagaaaccttatgaatgttaccagtgtggaaaggcttttagacaaAAGGGagctcttactgtacatcagagaatccacactggagagaaaccttatgaatgtacacagtgtggaaaggcttttaagTATAAAACTAGTCTTAGTACACATCAGAGTATCCACACAGgaaagaaaccttatgaatgtaagcagtgtggaaaggcttttagactAAATGGAGCTCTTATTGGACataagagaatccacactggagagaaaccttatgaatgtaagcagtgtggaaaggcttttagagaaAAGGGAGCTCTTAATAAACATCATagaacccacactggagagaaaccttatgaatgtaaccagtgtggaaaagcttttagaaaGAAGGAATCTCTCATTACCCATCAGAGAacccatactggagagaaaccttatgaatgtaaccagtgtggaaaggcttttaaagAAAAGGGAGCTCTTAAaggacatcagagaatccactctggagagaaaccttatgaatgtaaccagtgtggaaagaattttagaaagaagGGATCTCTTATTGGACATCAGAGAACCCACACTGgaaagaaaccttatgaatgtaaccagtgtggaaaggtcTTTAGAGAAAAGGGAACTCTTAATAAACATCATagaacccacactggagagaaaccttatgaatgtaaccagtgtggaaaagcttttagaaaAAAGGGAGTTCTTATTGAACATCAGAGAATGCACATTGCAGAGAAACTATGAATGTAAccaataaaagaaatttttttttaaacaaagttttttttgtgGCTGCccatcagagaatggctgaataagttatggtatatgaacattatggaatattattgtttcataagaaatgatcagcaggatgatttcagagagcatCAGAATTGATGCtataaatcactaatgatcagagtaatacaaattaaggcaactctgagtccctacacacctttcagattggctaagatgataggaaaagatagtgaccaatactggaggggatatgggaaaactggaacactaatacattgttgatggagttgttaagtgattcagtcattctggagagcattttggaactattcttaaaaagttatcaaactttctccaattgataaatggtcaaaggatatgaacagacaattctcagatgatgaaattgaaactatatccactcatgaaaaagtgttccaaatcactactgatcagagaaatgcaaattaagacaactctgagataccactacacacctgtcagattggctaagatgacaggaacaaataatgatgaatgttggaggggatgtgggaaaactgggacactgatacattgttggtggagttgtgaaagaatccagccattctggagagcaatttggaactatgcccaaaaagttatcaaactgtgcataccctttgacccagcattgctgttattggggcttatatcccaaagaaatactgaggaggagaaagggacctatgtgtgccaaaacgtttgtggcagctctttttgtggtaactagaaactggaagatgaatggatgtccatcaattggagaatggttgggtaaattatggtatatgaaggttatgaaatattattgttctgtaagaaatgaccagcaggaggaatacagagaggattggagagacttacatcaactgatgctgagtgaaatgaatagaaccagaagatctctgtacacttcaatgttttatgaagatgtactctgatggaagtggatatcttcaacataaagaagatccaactcacttccagctgatcaatgatggacagaaataactacacccagagaaggaacactgggaagtgaatgtaaattgttagcactactgtctatctacccaggttacttataccttcggaatctaatatttaatttgcaacaagaaaatggtatttacacacatatattgtatctgggttatattgtaacatatgtaaaatatatgggattgcctatcatcgaggggagggtgtggagggagggggggataatttggaaaaatgaatacaagggataatattataaaaaaaaattactcatgcatatataccgtggaaaaaaattctaaataaaattaaaaaaaagttatcaaactgtgcataccctttgactcagcaaactgggcttatatcctaaagatgattaaaaaaattttttttattaataatttttatttaccagatatatgcatgggtaattttacaacattgataattgccaaactctctgtacaatttttcccctccttccccctcccccagatggcaggttgaccaatacatgttcaatatgttaaagtataaattaaatacaatatatgtattcatgtccaaacagttgttttgctgtacaaaaagaatcaactttgaaatagtgtacaattagcctgtgaaggaaatcaaaagtgcaggcggacaaaattagagggactgggaattctatgtagtggttcatagtcatgtcccagagttcttttgctgggtgtagctggtttagttcattttgctctattggaactgatttggttcatttcattgttgaaaatggccacatccatcagaattgatcatcatatagtactgttgaagtatacaacgatctcctggtcctactcatttcactcagcatcagttcatgtaagtttctccaggcctttctgaaatcatcctgttggtcatttcttacagaacaatactattccatagtactcatataatataatttattcagccattctccaattgatgggcatccacatagtttccagtttctggccactacaaagagggctgccacaaacactcttgcacacacaggtccctttcccttcttcaagatctctttgggatagaagcccagtagtaacactgctggttcaaagggtatgcccagtttgataatttgagcatagttccaaattgttctccaggatgtctggatgtattcacaattccaccaaccatgtatcagtgtccctctcaaaagtgttttgctacctaatatgccctctcttttatcacactCCCCTTCTcatatctttgtctcttcctgcTTGCTGATAGAATTGTGTAGCCATATTGATGTAAGATATTTCCTTTTGAGTCAATTTTGACTagtctccttctcccctctcctctttctctacatTGGAGCAGCTTTTTCTTGtatctttatggcagataatctactcctttccacctctccctttccctttctcccacttcTTTCCTCAATCACCCCTGGATTTTAGATTTTATCCTCTCATATTCAATCCACACATTGccatctccctcccccctctcatatatatatatatatatatatatatatatatatatacatatatatatacacacatatatacatatatatatatatatatatatatatataattttaactgccataataatgagcacGTTATTTATAAGTTACAAGTAACATCTTGTAGGAATGCAAACAGATAACCCTTATTAAGTCCCTcatgatttctgttttcttccttctccatctcctcctcctcctccttctttttccttctctttctccttatttttcttgcaattcttcttgccattcttcttctcttctttctccttctccttcttcttgtaattctttttcttttttcttcttcttgaagttcttcttcccttctcttatgtctccttctattctttctacttctatttctccttctattctttctccttctcctcctcctcctcctgcatctccttctctttctactcgtttctctttctcctccttcctccaattcttcttgcagttcttcttctcctttttcttctcttgttcctcctccttctcctccacttcctcttccttctcctccttcttcctcttcctcttcttcttctccttctttctcctcctcctccttttccttgttccttctctttcttcttcttctcctctttctcttcctcctcctcctattccttgttccttttctcttcctcctcctttctcttacttttctgcttcttattccacttcttctttctgttcctctcttccttcttctcctctttttctacttcctcctcctctttttcctcctctttttttatcCATCTCCTCTTTATTCTTCATCTCCTTCTTTgctcctcatcctcttccttttcctctgcctctttcttctcctcttttgagccaattttgatgagactAAAGTTCCCTACTCCtattcccctctcctctttccctacaTTGTAGaggctttttcttgtctcttttgtggcagataatttactccattccacctctccctttccctttctcccagtccTTTCCTCAACCACTtctcaattgtattttatattttagatttcATCCTCTCATAATCAATTCACACTGtgtcatctgtctctctctctctctctctctttctctctttctctttctctctctctctctctttctctctctctctctctttctctctctctgtctctttctctctctgtctctctctctctctgtgtgtattaCTTTttactgccataataatgagcatGTTATTGTAAGTTACATGTATCCTCTTGTAAGAATAGAAACAGATAAAATTCTCCTCCTTCTacatctcttctcctcctcccttttctttgtctttctccttctcctttttcttgcaATTCTTTTTCCTGttattcctctccttctcttctttcaccttctcctctccttcctcgtgctcttccttctccttcttccaattctttttcttttacttcttcctgacattcttcttctctttctcctatttctccttctcATTCTGCATCCActccttctactttttttctccttctcctttttcttcttaatgcaattcttctttttttcttctcttcttcaatctcctccttctccttctccttcttcttctcctcttcctccttctccttcttccttcttctcctcttccttctccttctattccttcttttcctcctcctcgtctacttcttcctcctcctccttcctcttcatctcctgcttcttattctccctttcttccttcttcttcctcttcctctccttcttctccccctcttcctccatttcctcctcctcctccttgttttcctctttatccttcttctccttttcctctccctctacactttattctttgtcttcttctttcgCTCTTCCTGCTCTTCCCCTTTTACTTCTTCTTCTtgcactttttcttccttctcattctcttatttcctttccccctctatgtcctcctcctccttccttttccttcttttttcttgcaaaactttattttgtcttttatttgtgatttgaaatttttttccccttgatgaTGAATTCTTTGCTGTTCTTTGGAGAACCCTTTGCTCATATTTTTGGCTAATTATTTAGTGGGCATGGTCATCAatcctatatttatatgtagataaATCTATAAACCTATATGTGAGTGAATATTGATAACCATACATATAAGTGACAAaacatatatgagtatatatgtcaTATCTTTGGTACGAAGCCTTTATCATAGAAATTGACTCATTGTTTTCTCTCATTCAAGCACTTCTCTTCTTACGCTACCTGCATTAATGTTGTCTGTGCTGAAATATTCCAATTCAACTAAAACAATCAGAGTTACCAGTTTTATCTTGATGGGCTCATTTCAATACTTCTGATTGGAAGAGCAAAAATCTCTTCCAAGAGCCTGCCTCTTTAGAgggctccaaattcctttcctctcttcatttGCCAGTAACTGCTCTGCTTGGTTTCCTCTTCCTACCATCATGATGTCCATTAGGTGTAGAGGGGTGAAACtgtgaaaaggtgtacttgaatcagacagcagagcacttaaggctaattacccatttgatgtgagataatagtGCTATAGACATATATTtggatgagatggtgatgtgatgctTTTCCTCACCATAGGTGCTTGCTGGATGTGTGGTGGTGACATAATGGTagacaaggattggagggctgagggagagaggtcagagtcaCTCTGCCTCAGGAGGATGAtggcaagataattgtaggcaaggattagagggacAAGCCAGAGGCTCACTTTGCTGCCTGACTAGGAGGAAGGAAGTTGGTGACTTTGAAATCGAGAATCCAGGATCCTCATGGCAGTTTGTCTTTTTGCTTCACTTCCCCcccactaaagaccaaggactttaactGATTGTGActttggctgatcctgaggccttcgGGGAGCTAGGCCAGACTTTACACAAGGTATATTAAACActtaaagaaattgaataagaaaaccattttaaattaaatactataaaattatatatgcttTGAAGATACAACAAGGTAATATAAATAGATTCCATATAAGTTAACTGACAAAAGAACTCTTTATCTAATGAAACTACAGGGGCATAACTCATGAAACTAagtcaaataataacaacattcattTATAAGAACAAAACTCCCAGAATCTCGAGGGAAATTCTACagttatacaatatataattctgagacaaaaagagaatatctaaattacatatgtaaaatttattctttttgtaagtTATGTTCAATTTGTTTGAATCTTTAGTTTTgttatcatataattttgaatGGATAGTTCCTTCgttatttcagaagaaaatattgaaaggagaaaactatgaaataataatgactaaCATTCATATAAACCccaaaggtttacaaaacacttgttgTAAATTAATTTGTTACATCCTTCCAGAAATCTAGTGATACTCCATCCCTGTTAATTTTTGCAGGTAAGGAAAGGATGGTTGAaagaatgacttgcctagagtcacccaGCTAAGAAATTGGAGCAAGATTAGAACTAGAAGTAGAAatcgattttttttttctctttaaaaagtcttatattctaaaggtctattcatttaagtctttacaAAGAAGACCtttgatattatttatcattttagggaaggaaggaaacaagtattgaTTTAGGACCTACTGCCTacaaggtattgtgctaagtgctttacacttTCCCATTTGACCCTCTCAAGACAAGTAGGAAGATGGTGTAATTATGAACCTTATTTAacagatagagaaagggaagcagactgtttaggtgacttgcctagg
This sequence is a window from Sminthopsis crassicaudata isolate SCR6 chromosome 1, ASM4859323v1, whole genome shotgun sequence. Protein-coding genes within it:
- the LOC141556851 gene encoding uncharacterized protein LOC141556851 isoform X1, whose amino-acid sequence is MGPGSLRPPPQEVVTFKDVAVDFTQDEWGLLDPSQKELYKEVMVENAQNLLSLGLPVPREEVISYFEQREAPWILDKKGLRSYSPGEIRLGMKETTAEQSHSVVETHKQRFLDDDSCDFTWRENCASYNRINIRERDYECNQCGKAFREKKALRRHQRIHRGKQTYECNQCGKAFRYEKCFTVHQRIHTGEKRYECNQCRKAFRKKESLIGHQRTHTGEKPYECYQCGKAFRQKGALTVHQRIHTGEKPYECTQCGKAFKYKTSLSTHQSIHTGKKPYECKQCGKAFRLNGALIGHKRIHTGEKPYECKQCGKAFREKGALNKHHRTHTGEKPYECNQCGKAFRKKESLITHQRTHTGEKPYECNQCGKAFKEKGALKGHQRIHSGEKPYECNQCGKNFRKKGSLIGHQRTHTGKKPYECNQCGKVFREKGTLNKHHRTHTGEKPYECNQCGKAFRKKGVLIEHQRMHIAEKL
- the LOC141556851 gene encoding uncharacterized protein LOC141556851 isoform X2; protein product: MESIWLLCYLHRDLGARGNGPWEPQTSSSGLPVPREEVISYFEQREAPWILDKKGLRSYSPGEIRLGMKETTAEQSHSVVETHKQRFLDDDSCDFTWRENCASYNRINIRERDYECNQCGKAFREKKALRRHQRIHRGKQTYECNQCGKAFRYEKCFTVHQRIHTGEKRYECNQCRKAFRKKESLIGHQRTHTGEKPYECYQCGKAFRQKGALTVHQRIHTGEKPYECTQCGKAFKYKTSLSTHQSIHTGKKPYECKQCGKAFRLNGALIGHKRIHTGEKPYECKQCGKAFREKGALNKHHRTHTGEKPYECNQCGKAFRKKESLITHQRTHTGEKPYECNQCGKAFKEKGALKGHQRIHSGEKPYECNQCGKNFRKKGSLIGHQRTHTGKKPYECNQCGKVFREKGTLNKHHRTHTGEKPYECNQCGKAFRKKGVLIEHQRMHIAEKL